In Bacillota bacterium, one DNA window encodes the following:
- a CDS encoding S8 family serine peptidase: MKMRARMFGILATFVLLGVLTAGAVPQQAVRQFVAGELIVSLQPSTSVEQLQSLAQQMDMTVNYLGVPGVYHLVMKGAREGAVTDEQTLQTVQKLEESGLFAYVGPNRIYYPLQREVRPNDPRYGEQWGLEMINMPRAWVFQKGKANVVVAIVDNAFETTHPDIRERFIAGRDVADQDNDVSPPSRMSPWEHGTAAAGIIGASTNNNLGVAGVAWEGVRLLPVKASADTDGVGFTQDALIRAVQFCIEQRVQVVNLSLGGITDSDVPDLRDPFNQLILSGAQQGIIFVAGAGNFFAEGNLPVTPANLASVSDMVLAVAAVGPRRERAAYSQARPYTTVAAPGGNSASTGIPSDDILTTTLGGSYGYVMGTSFAAPHVSGAVAILLSQGVRSTEVKRLIQDTAAADGRSVPNPEFGYGILDVYNAIRRVATSAAIVSPARSEVVETLKPTLVFSVTNTSAALVSITIDGQAVPSTEIADSYVVDPSGVVATIKLTRRLAPGTHTVRVTARNVNDPTISSTDEVSFQVSPRVLRAGRSLISLPYFQPQTGQPTRSVSAETMLGTAFQMFRWLPEAGRYAKYSSWGAPKDPAASFDQVSEQVGPLGGSAMAPLGLAYFIDLPSDTAVLTEGAPAPEVPFRIPLKKGWNMIGNPFAFNVPWVACEVETSGGVRLSLQEAADKEIILPQLFRYENGTYTWQTAPAGVLYKWEGFWVRAFQDCTLIVMPLPTGGRSVSANATLPGGGGWLLRFSAVAGVVRDGNTVIGVNSRAADGYGCEDVPKPPSLSPYVSVRILNPDWGARAGAYAQDVRRSDNRRQTWQLQVETDQLNEPVTLRWEGIKDVPARVRLTLVDEVTGRRIAMRTTGSYTYQPGGASSRSFTVIAEPDVRSALRVSSVRVRATRGSGFSIDYTLSGEAQVQIAITDASGKPVATLMQNTRSAGVHSATWNGRDSKGIAVPSGTYLVRVEATSPDGERARMVTPIVITR, from the coding sequence GTGAAAATGCGCGCGCGGATGTTTGGCATTCTGGCGACGTTTGTGCTGTTAGGTGTTTTGACCGCAGGTGCTGTGCCACAACAGGCGGTGCGCCAGTTTGTGGCAGGAGAACTCATCGTTTCACTGCAGCCCAGTACCAGCGTGGAACAGCTTCAGAGCCTGGCGCAACAGATGGATATGACGGTCAACTATCTGGGCGTGCCAGGCGTGTACCACCTGGTGATGAAAGGTGCCAGAGAGGGCGCAGTGACCGACGAGCAAACCCTTCAGACAGTGCAAAAGCTGGAGGAATCCGGTCTCTTTGCTTACGTGGGACCGAACAGGATTTATTATCCCCTGCAGAGAGAAGTGCGCCCGAACGACCCCCGTTACGGCGAGCAGTGGGGGCTCGAGATGATTAACATGCCGCGCGCGTGGGTGTTCCAGAAGGGCAAGGCGAATGTGGTGGTGGCTATCGTGGATAACGCATTTGAAACCACCCACCCCGACATTCGGGAGAGGTTCATCGCGGGAAGAGACGTAGCTGACCAGGACAACGACGTGAGTCCGCCGAGTCGGATGTCCCCCTGGGAGCATGGCACCGCGGCGGCAGGCATTATTGGGGCTTCCACCAATAACAACCTAGGTGTAGCGGGTGTGGCATGGGAAGGGGTTCGTTTGTTGCCCGTGAAAGCCTCCGCAGACACGGATGGGGTAGGCTTTACCCAGGACGCGCTGATACGGGCGGTGCAATTCTGCATCGAACAACGCGTGCAAGTGGTGAATTTGAGTCTCGGAGGGATTACAGACAGTGACGTGCCGGACCTGAGAGACCCATTTAACCAATTGATACTTTCCGGCGCTCAACAGGGCATCATCTTCGTAGCGGGAGCGGGCAACTTTTTTGCAGAAGGGAACCTACCGGTGACCCCAGCCAACTTAGCCTCGGTGAGCGATATGGTGCTGGCAGTGGCTGCGGTGGGTCCTCGCCGGGAACGCGCCGCCTACTCGCAGGCACGTCCTTATACCACAGTGGCGGCGCCGGGAGGCAACAGTGCCTCTACTGGCATCCCAAGCGACGATATTTTGACTACCACTCTGGGCGGCAGCTATGGGTATGTAATGGGCACGTCCTTTGCTGCGCCTCATGTGTCTGGGGCGGTAGCCATCCTGCTCTCCCAGGGAGTCAGGTCCACCGAGGTCAAGAGGTTGATTCAGGATACCGCTGCGGCGGATGGACGCTCGGTACCCAACCCCGAGTTCGGTTACGGCATCCTCGACGTGTACAACGCCATTCGCCGGGTAGCCACCTCAGCGGCGATAGTCAGTCCGGCACGTTCTGAAGTCGTTGAGACGCTGAAGCCCACGCTCGTTTTCAGCGTCACGAACACCTCCGCCGCTCTGGTAAGCATCACGATTGACGGACAGGCGGTACCGTCCACCGAGATTGCGGACAGCTATGTGGTGGACCCCAGCGGTGTGGTAGCAACGATTAAGCTGACCCGCAGGCTGGCACCGGGCACGCACACGGTGCGCGTGACTGCCCGTAACGTCAACGACCCAACCATCAGCAGCACGGATGAGGTGTCGTTCCAGGTGTCTCCGCGCGTGCTGCGGGCGGGGCGTTCGCTGATTTCGCTGCCCTATTTCCAACCGCAAACCGGTCAGCCCACACGCTCGGTCAGTGCGGAGACGATGCTGGGCACCGCATTCCAGATGTTCCGCTGGCTGCCGGAGGCAGGACGGTATGCCAAGTACAGCTCGTGGGGTGCACCGAAGGACCCCGCCGCCTCATTCGACCAGGTGAGCGAGCAGGTCGGTCCCCTGGGCGGCAGTGCGATGGCGCCGCTGGGACTGGCGTACTTCATTGACCTGCCCTCCGACACGGCAGTATTGACCGAAGGTGCTCCTGCGCCGGAAGTGCCGTTCCGCATTCCGTTGAAAAAAGGCTGGAACATGATTGGCAACCCGTTTGCCTTCAACGTGCCCTGGGTAGCCTGCGAGGTGGAAACCAGCGGCGGCGTGCGACTGAGCCTTCAGGAGGCGGCGGATAAGGAAATCATTCTGCCCCAGCTGTTCCGCTATGAAAACGGCACGTATACCTGGCAGACCGCGCCTGCAGGCGTGCTCTACAAGTGGGAAGGCTTCTGGGTGCGCGCCTTCCAAGACTGCACCTTAATTGTGATGCCTCTGCCGACAGGCGGGCGTTCCGTGAGTGCGAATGCTACCCTTCCCGGCGGCGGTGGCTGGCTCCTGCGGTTCTCGGCAGTGGCTGGCGTGGTACGTGATGGCAACACCGTCATCGGTGTGAACAGTCGGGCGGCAGACGGCTATGGATGTGAGGATGTGCCCAAACCGCCGTCGCTCAGCCCATATGTGAGCGTCCGGATACTCAATCCCGATTGGGGAGCACGCGCGGGAGCGTACGCTCAGGACGTGCGGCGCAGTGATAACCGCCGCCAAACATGGCAGCTGCAGGTGGAGACCGACCAGTTGAACGAGCCGGTAACCTTGCGGTGGGAAGGCATCAAGGATGTGCCCGCACGTGTGCGCCTGACGCTGGTCGATGAGGTAACCGGCAGGCGGATAGCGATGCGCACCACGGGCAGCTACACCTACCAGCCCGGTGGCGCAAGCAGCCGCAGCTTCACCGTTATCGCCGAACCGGATGTGCGTTCCGCACTGCGGGTGTCGTCGGTGCGTGTGCGGGCGACGCGTGGTAGCGGCTTCAGCATTGACTATACGCTGTCTGGCGAGGCGCAGGTACAGATTGCCATCACCGATGCTTCAGGCAAGCCGGTTGCCACTCTGATGCAGAACACCCGTTCGGCGGGCGTTCACAGTGCGACGTGGAACGGGCGCGATAGCAAGGGCATCGCGGTACCATCGGGCACCTATCTGGTGCGCGTGGAAGCCACCAGCCCGGATGGCGAGCGTGCCCGCATGGTGACACCGATAGTGATTACTCGGTAA